Below is a window of Plasmodium reichenowi strain SY57 chromosome Unknown, whole genome shotgun sequence DNA.
ACAAGAATTGTTGGAGAAGCTGTGGAGAAAGCTTATAAAGTAACTACTGAGTTTACTGCAACTGAAATGGAAACACTTGAAGCTGTTGAACTTGCAGAAATAACAACTAAAAGCACACAGTTGTACAGTGCAATTGGTTACTCCGTCCTTGCCATATTAATTATAGTTTTAATTATGgtaattatttatttaattttacgTTATCgacgaaaaaaaaaaatgaagaaaaaagcCGAATAcacaaaattattaaaagaatagATATGTGTCT
It encodes the following:
- a CDS encoding rifin; the protein is TRIVGEAVEKAYKVTTEFTATEMETLEAVELAEITTKSTQLYSAIGYSVLAILIIVLIMVIIYLILRYRRKKKMKKKAEYTKLLKE